Part of the Salarias fasciatus chromosome 23 unlocalized genomic scaffold, fSalaFa1.1 super_scaffold_20, whole genome shotgun sequence genome, CTGGACTGTAAGTGATGGCCGCCTCAACGCCCCTGAAGCCTGTAAGGCGAGGCGGCAGCCTCCGTTTGATCTCACCTGGACTTTCTACGGCGGGGAAGGGACGAGCTATTATTACAGGGGAGGCTTTCACGGCTGCTCGCGGCCTGTGATTACGGTCGGCTCGCCGTGCGAGCCGTCGGAGCGCATCTGGAGGCGAGAGAGTCGAGCACTGACCTTGGAGCACTTTATGTGGTAGTGCAGGTAGTCCCTGAAGGTGTGGATGAGGTTGATGGTGTTGTCTCTGGCATTGGCGTTGGTGTGACGAGGGAAcaggactggggggggggggaagcagagGGCAGCGCGGCGGTCAGACGGGAAGCGGCTCCGGCTTtagtaggggggggggggggggggggcactgacCGAAGGTGATGTATCCGATGTTGTCCCCCACGGCGGCGTCCGTGTCCTTCAGCTCCAGAGGAGGCTCCCTGTGGCTGAACAGCACCTGGGGGGCCGTGTGGCTGGCCCTCCGGCCCTCTTTGAACTCCTGCGAGAGGAAAAGCGGATTTACATCACTGAGCTGTGCAGAGttcgctcccccccccccccttccttgGTGTTCTCACGCACCTGCATGAAGACCTTCCCGATGATCACGTCGTCGTCGTCTTTGAACACCGTGCTGAACACGACCGTCACTCTGTCCTTCTTGGCCTCCACATACCTGAGGCAAcacgtcagtcagtcagtgcgAGACCCTCACAGGCGGCGGGATTTACCTCGGAGAGGCGCGCGAGTTCCACCTACATGGACTCGTCGTCCCTGTAGTGCACCACGGCCCTCTTCTCGCCCTCTTTGCCCTCCTCCTGGAACTTGAAGTACTTCTCGAACACCGACGCGAAGCAGTTCCTCTTCAGCATCCCGGCTTGGTGGATCACCTCGTCCTTGTTGGCGGGCAGCGAGTCCAGGTCGTACAGCAGGGACACGTTGTAACCTGTCAAAACAGCGGGGAGGACGGCGGCCCGTTCATGCTTATCGTTCTTCCTGGCTGACGCGAGTTTCTGCAGAAATCGACGTTTGATCTCCTCGAATTGTCAGACATCACAATGGAAGAATCAACAGCAGACAGTTCTGAGGAAAATGCCGCcctgaaaaacactgataagATCCAGAATGCTcaggtattttgtttttaactccACGCTGCATCGTGACACGACAATTTCGAAGAATAGCAACGGTTGTTAAGTGAAACACCGACTCTCActtcaaagcaaaaacaataaaaataatgaaataatgaaaaatgagTGCATGCTGTGCGACACATTTTTGCAACatatttttcatgtaaaaattgaaaatatatGATGAGTTTATACTGCTCTGAAGGATTTATTCAGCATTTATTGTGGCGCACCATTTTTTTTGGCTGCTGTCTGAACTGTCAGTTTCGATCGCTcacatttaaagaaacacacacgagTACAGGAGCCAAGTTACGAGAATAACACATTCTGTTCTGCTGACAACCCATGTCTTGGCatgaaaaaagcagcaatgtgaacacagaagcattttttttgtccttaCTGCAGATTAAAACCCATGTGGCGTCAGCAAATTCACAATTTCCAGCAGGTGTTACTGTCCAAGCTAAAataatggggggggggagagaaacaAAACTCACCGGGTTCTGGTGAAACCAGGAAATTCCCATAGACTCTCTTGAGTAGCtggaattaaaaacacaaccttTATTTTAGTGGAGAACGGCTCTTTAGTGCTGTTAAAACAGAGTCGAGAGATCATGAATTTGGTGAACGAGCCGCACTTCGGCGGTTGCGGCCGCTGGTGGGAATCCTCCGAGATGGCGCGGTGTAAAGTAAACACAGCTATCAGCACTTAGGGAAACAAACGCTGACACAATAGGCGCTTTATACGGGGGGgcaggaaggagtgtgtgtgtgtcttgaggTAATTGTCGGGGGGGCCTCATGTCTAATGGATACCTGTCACTGCGGCATGAAGTGAGTAATATGGAAACCAGACTCGTATGAGGCAACAATGCCGCTCCGGAGGTTCGTTCTCTTCTCGTTGAAACGggagaaaaatcaaaaaaaaaaaaaaaaaaatcaaagccgGCTGAGGGACAGACGACCGAGGAAGTCCTCGCTCATCCCACCGCCCTGCAGCGCTCGGTGGACCAGGAGGGGAAGTTGCTGGCGTGCAGCCACGCCATTTATACACTGGAGCTTCCTCGCCTGGGCCGTGTCACAcagactcacttcctgtttcaagcGGAGGCCTCGGcgagctgatttttttttttcccttacaTGGTAGCGACACTGTGTGTAATAATAACCTCATTCTGCcactttttctgtctctgattGAAACTAAAATCTGCCGATCAAGCTCACGAGGCTGTAATTATGGCAGCACAGTCAAGGATTCATACGTGGTTGTATCAGCAATGGCACTCAGACATTTCCATCTTTGAAATCAGcagtaaatgaaagaaaatctaTTAGAGACCTCGTCAGCTCcatgctcctgcagctccttgtAGAACTTGAGGGAGATGCTGACCATCACTTTGGTCTTGTCCCCGTTGGGGTTGGAGATGTGATACAGGACGCCATCGAAGTCTGTCGAGGGAAAGAACTCAGAGCTGCAATGCCTGGTCTTTTTATGAAGTTAAAACCTTTAAGTTTGTCTCATAATAAGCAAGTTTCTGCTACTCACAAGCGAATATTTTTAGTTGTTAACATTAATAAATCATTTGGAAAAGCTCAGGCTTTTGAACATATGGTTAATTATGCTTTGGACCACAGATTTAGCAAATTACAAAGATAAATTGTGAGTACATGTAAAGCGGTTATAAAAGATCCTCACCTGCAAACGTCACATCGACAGCCTCTGGTTTggttctggaaaaaaataaggaGGTACACAATGTGACCCGTTTGAAATGACACATCACCAACGTCAAATAATCACTGACTCTGACATCTATAGTTCCAGCTGCTTATTTTTGATAAGTAAGAATAGAATTAGAGGTTTCAACATGTAGGAGGTAgtattcagttcagctttactTTCAATTCTGCTGTCCATAAAACAAACAGTATACACAATATACCCAGAAATGTGAAACGTGTTTTACAATTTACCAGTGAAAATGGGCAATATATAATACAGTTTGTCCATGCATGGAGGAGTGTTGCATAAGACCTAAGAGGTAATTCTGTAGCTCAACAGAAGAGCATTGCATATATGTGCAAGCTTCCTGTGAGAAGCAGATGATGCTTAATAATACACCTGTCAGCATCACTTCGTCAGTGCGTTTAAACGTGCAAATTCTTACACGATCACATGCTGCATTTTAAAAGTTCGCTTCTCCGCTGTTGCAGGAGCACTGTAGCACACATCGGTGGGCGCACCACACAGTAAAATGGGAGCATTTTGCAGATGGATGCTGCAGGGACTTGTCCACTATGCACAGCTCCCGGGAGCAGGCTTGACTCAGCCTGAATGCAGGAATGCGGAAGCGGGCAAAGGGGCGACGCTGTGAGGCTGCGAGCAGCTTTGTGGAGCCAGTAGAGAACATTTGGTTGAATGTGGAAACGTGGAAAAGTTTCGATTTCAGGCCAATTTTTTGCAAATGTAATTGAAATAAGCTGCAATTTTACTGGAACTGGCAGCAGCCAGGAGTCCTGTCGGGGGGGGGGTCTAACTGGACGGGGTTACACTTTTGGACACTACACTGACCGCACAGACACACCCCAATCTCAGGCGGACCGGCCGCCGCAAGCCAACGAGCTAATTTCTCACGCCTTTATCCGCCACTTCCCGCCTTGCTGAACGATTCAGCCTACTCCGGAGAACCCTGTGAGCGTCCATCATCGACAAATGCAGCAAAATGGGAAGCTAGctgttagcagcgttagccaGGTGTAGCGACGATCTCTCACCCGTTGGATGCGCCGTCAAACTTCAACGACAGCGTCTCCTCTATGATGCGGTTATTGATTTCTAGCAGGATCATCGTGGCGGACGCCGGTGTCGAGGAAAAGGGGGGGTCTGGGTTGGGCTCTTTTGGTGAGATTTAACCTCTTTGGGACAAaatcttcaataaaaaaattgtTCCTCCCTTCGCTTCCGGCGAAGCTCCTTCCGCCCGGCCCTTCCGCGTACTTCACTCTCAGGACCCCGGGAAATCTGGGTAGCTACACTACTGCCTGTACTAAATCCGTCATTACTGCACTATGTTACAAAATTAAACTTTCAAAAAGGCTTGCAAATAAATACAGTATGGTATTTTATGTAAATTGACTTGTTTCTtcttcaatttgaaaaaaaaaatgtgtgttacaAAGTGCAccttttccaaaacaaacaaaatctgaaACTATGTATCGCTGTTTTCTACCGAAAAGGATGACGGTCACCTAAAAAACGTGGAttgattttaattcattattttaatgtattttatttttgtaattccGAATTTATTGTCATAattgtgactttaaaaaaaaagtcaaaattctGATATTACCCCCTAACCCTCTTCTACAGTTTTCTTGAACTGAATTGCCACATACTGTTATCAGTGGGATATTTCATGGGGGTTTTCAGTCACACAGTTGTggcttgttttctttcacatcttccTTTGCACCTGCCTGCTTTGTGTACTTTAGATAACACTGATCTCCATGTCTAGTCAACTTGTAAAAATGCTTTTAGTACTACAAACAAAATTCCTGAATGATATCTGAAACCGAAACTacttgtctttgtgtgtgtgtgtgtgtgtatatgtgtgtgtgtgtgtgtgtgtgtgtgtgtgtgtgtgtgtgtgtgtgtgtgtgtgtgtgtgtgtgtgtgagagagagagagagagagagagagagagagaatggggGAAAAATAGATGGGTGGACTGAGCCTTTATGCAGtataattgtttgtttttccaatgaCTTACTCTACAAAACCACTTTGTTACATATTATTGCACAAAAAGGGCAAACAATTGCGTTCATCGCCTTTTTCAGTCATGTATGTGGttgttttgaactttttttgtgACCTCTACAGTCATTTATGAGCTGTTCAGTTTTAGAAGTAGAACTGTTACATGgatgtattttgatttttttttttgtgattcttTGCAGTACAAATGATTAATCACTGATTTCATACAAAGGAAATTACTAAATCATTACAGATAAGGTTGATAGTCAGTGTGTGCAGCTGTGAAACTCATAAAAAGtgttattaaaagaaaaaaatgtatgaaaacagAGAGACGCAATGAAGAGAATTCCGCTCATGGCTGgagtttttattgtgtttgcaaCCTTATGCTTTGCGTGATAATTTGCAGTTTCCGCCTAAGAAGCAAACATGAGATGGGGGAGCTGTGCAGAAGCTAACAAACCTGTTTTAACCAGACTGGATGCCAGTTAAAGACACAATAATATTTAGTATGAAAATAGACgacatcttaaaatattttcttgaGATAGCAATCATGTTTTGGACGTTTTGTGAGCTGGGGCTAGCCAGAAACTAAAAACTGGCTCCTCTTGTTGGAGAACTGTCACCTTTTCGATGAAGGCTGCTAATGCAACAACACCATCATTTAGTTTTGTGGAGACTTGATGTCGCCATTGACATGCCTGACGCCGGCAGCCTGACGATGAGACGCCTTTACCTTTCGAAACATGACTGCAGAGAAGTcaaagaggaggtggaggagatgttTCTTTTGTATCTAGATGGACATTTTTGCCCTCTTtaagagcaggtggaggaggggcagCCTGGTCCCCTGTTATTACAAACATGTGGTTATCATTTTTCTGCATGTGCTCTGTGATGTTTGTCACTCCCTGTTTCTGCCCCTAAATTCTTAGCAAgattattcaaacaaaaaagcatCGTAAATATTGGAATATTTTGCATTTTGGTTTCAACGAACATCGACCTGCTTATTTTAGTCAGTGTTTATGAATCGAGTCAGTGTGAGAAGCAAACATTTTGCAACAGAAAATGTGAGAACATTTCAGTCACTTCCAGAAAGTGTGCAGGTTTGCGAAACATCTCACAACCTTTCCCAATGACATCCTGAAACAAAGCACTCATAtgctctttatttcattttgttgttaaCTTTAACGCCtgaacaggaagtctggttcgTTGATTGGGTCCAGCTCATGTTCAACTCAGTCCTATtccttgaagaaaaaaaaatacactgattGCTTTTTATGAAAGCTGTAATTTACTTTCTTGTCTGCCCCTGTGTAAAATGCTTTCTCTAAAATAAGGAAGGTTTCAACAAACGCAGTGACGGAGGCACGTGCATTAACACATAAGGAAAGGAAACAGGAAATTGAGCCACTGCTTGTAAAATAAGAGAACCAACCCAAACTTTAAAGATGCTCATTGGGCTGTGGATCTTCTGGGGTCCGGTTGACTCTTTCACGTGCAAGAGGTGAGTACTTCAATCTCTTCTCTTTGTGATCACTGATAACTTGAAGGTAAAATTAGGAAATTGTGCAAACTACTGTTAATATTGACTTGAAAGACTTCAACCCATGGTTAAAGTAATTCTCCTTGTTGTCCCtttctgaatttgttttttgtcttccaTAGCCATGTCGATCACCTACGTTT contains:
- the arpc2 gene encoding actin-related protein 2/3 complex subunit 2; this encodes MILLEINNRIIEETLSLKFDGASNGTKPEAVDVTFADFDGVLYHISNPNGDKTKVMVSISLKFYKELQEHGADELLKRVYGNFLVSPEPGYNVSLLYDLDSLPANKDEVIHQAGMLKRNCFASVFEKYFKFQEEGKEGEKRAVVHYRDDESMYVEAKKDRVTVVFSTVFKDDDDVIIGKVFMQEFKEGRRASHTAPQVLFSHREPPLELKDTDAAVGDNIGYITFVLFPRHTNANARDNTINLIHTFRDYLHYHIKCSKAYIHTRMRAKTSDFLKVLNRARPDAEKKEMKTISGKTFSR